A stretch of the Bradyrhizobium arachidis genome encodes the following:
- a CDS encoding catalase, translating into MTRASFAWGRCVRGTYTPSGQAREITRSRSFTKPSRVLARFALDGGDPIAANTNLSLRGFSFRLGSNGQRSDVFTQSAPVHFARTLDQMLAFLRARSPGPDGKLDWDRIEAFSVSNPETLHQADYIAAHPLPASFAGTTYWGVHAFPTTNSKGETRFIKFKVIPVGEEGRPAGDEVAPKRPDLLHDELDSRIAARDIRFSLMALLDRPGDPVMDVTIRWPDEDARDALRLGTIVVTGVEAKDARDEAGFNPANLAEGIGRPPDEMFAARCAAYAISQTIRR; encoded by the coding sequence ATGACCCGTGCGAGCTTCGCCTGGGGCCGATGCGTTCGGGGCACCTATACTCCCTCGGGTCAGGCCCGGGAGATCACGAGATCCCGCAGCTTCACCAAGCCATCGCGCGTGCTGGCGCGGTTCGCCCTGGACGGCGGCGATCCGATCGCGGCGAACACGAACCTCTCGTTGCGCGGCTTCAGCTTCCGGCTCGGCAGCAACGGGCAGCGCTCGGACGTTTTCACGCAAAGCGCCCCTGTTCATTTTGCCAGGACGCTCGATCAAATGCTGGCTTTCCTTCGCGCACGCAGTCCGGGACCGGACGGCAAGCTGGATTGGGACAGGATCGAGGCCTTCTCCGTCAGCAATCCTGAAACGCTGCATCAGGCGGACTACATAGCCGCGCATCCGCTGCCCGCAAGCTTTGCCGGCACGACCTATTGGGGGGTGCACGCTTTTCCCACGACGAATTCAAAGGGCGAGACGAGGTTCATCAAGTTCAAGGTCATCCCGGTCGGCGAAGAAGGCCGGCCGGCCGGGGACGAGGTCGCACCGAAGCGACCCGATCTCTTGCACGATGAACTCGACTCCCGCATCGCGGCCCGCGATATCAGATTCAGCCTGATGGCGCTGCTCGACCGTCCCGGTGACCCCGTGATGGATGTCACCATCCGATGGCCCGACGAGGATGCGCGCGACGCTTTGCGATTGGGAACGATCGTGGTCACCGGCGTCGAAGCGAAGGATGCGCGTGACGAGGCCGGCTTCAATCCGGCCAATCTTGCCGAGGGGATCGGGCGTCCGCCGGACGAGATGTTTGCAGCACGCTGCGCCGCCTACGCGATCTCGCAGACAATACGTCGCTGA
- a CDS encoding AraC family transcriptional regulator: protein MAQSGFHGEKFRELLHLRDTPSSLITRSMRGVDVAVTETRDDNPVPGLCGEIIPEDAYIVSLKLRDYPDCEYWQDGKCVAKPSIVAGTTYIYDMKRDPRFVIEKPFHSLHFYVPALALDGIAEQSGVRRVGQLDYQYGNGFQDEVVHHIGASLMRALRRPSEANQPFIDHMMLALTAHVAQAYGGLRDAEAMRGGLAPWQVKRACEKLESDLAGKFSLQDIASELGLSVSHFSRAFRTSVGLPPHQWLLHQRVSAAKQLMTVRDLSLAEIAISAGFSNQSHFTRVFTSLVGVSPGVWRREGLGAPESET, encoded by the coding sequence ATGGCACAGAGCGGTTTTCACGGTGAGAAGTTCAGGGAACTTCTGCACCTTCGGGACACACCGTCATCGCTGATCACGCGGTCCATGCGCGGTGTCGACGTGGCCGTCACCGAAACGCGGGATGACAATCCCGTCCCGGGTCTTTGCGGCGAAATCATCCCCGAGGATGCGTATATCGTCAGCCTGAAACTCCGCGACTACCCTGACTGCGAATACTGGCAGGATGGCAAGTGCGTGGCCAAGCCCAGCATCGTGGCAGGCACGACATATATCTACGACATGAAGCGCGATCCGCGCTTCGTGATCGAAAAGCCGTTCCACTCCCTTCATTTCTATGTTCCGGCTCTGGCGCTGGACGGTATCGCGGAGCAGTCCGGCGTGCGGCGTGTCGGCCAACTCGACTATCAATACGGCAACGGCTTTCAGGACGAGGTTGTGCATCACATCGGCGCGTCGCTGATGCGGGCATTGCGACGGCCATCCGAAGCCAACCAGCCCTTCATCGATCACATGATGCTTGCGCTCACAGCGCACGTCGCTCAGGCCTATGGCGGATTGCGCGACGCGGAGGCGATGCGCGGCGGTCTTGCTCCCTGGCAGGTGAAGCGAGCCTGCGAAAAGCTCGAATCCGATCTCGCCGGCAAATTTTCGTTGCAGGACATCGCGTCTGAGCTCGGCCTCTCGGTCAGCCATTTTTCCCGGGCGTTTCGGACGTCCGTTGGATTGCCGCCGCACCAGTGGCTCCTCCACCAACGCGTGAGCGCGGCAAAGCAGTTGATGACCGTCCGCGACCTGTCACTTGCCGAGATCGCAATATCGGCCGGGTTTTCCAATCAAAGCCACTTTACGCGGGTATTTACGAGTCTGGTTGGCGTCAGCCCGGGTGTGTGGCGTCGCGAAGGACTCGGCGCTCCCGAAAGCGAGACGTGA
- a CDS encoding peptidoglycan-binding protein, with protein MNTSKSRFLLTTAVLLAGVSLASAQGMREGAGGGTSGGGAAAEQGRSGGGMSQGAGGASRSEGMTQGRAGGRAESPSAAPSRTERSEGMRDSGKADRGERQTIGQGRGDHDNARQSQSESDKRGKDQTVGQGRSEPGQARQSRSDSDKSGQKDQSVGQGRSDRDVTRQSKDADQGKTTTTGANTKDNVQGKNAKGQSTTSTGANTKDNSQGLNAQGQSTTTTGANTKGNAQGQNAQGQSTTTGANNNAQGQNAQQGQGTTTGTNTQGPANTQAQTQDATTQSMSGRVQVSAQQQTTLQQSVLSSRNVERARVNFNSINFGINAGVVVPRNISVVSFSAYPALIGIYPGYRDYSFFVVDDEIVVLDRRRRIVDAIPAGPRTHFVRRGGPSVGGGSVATLDLSPDEIRVVQRVLIERRLMSGEADGVLGPTTREALITFQRQEGFQTTGSIDTRTVAALGVSNQIRATQGQSTTVGQDGTGQSTQQNTTGQNTGQTTAPAQQNQTNAPAQQNQTTGQAPQNPPSTSGQAQQNQPATQGQAATQPPSGQTTGQAPAQSNNQPTNQPSATQNTQSGQTDQNNAPAPSASGQPAQNQPSR; from the coding sequence ATGAACACAAGCAAGAGCAGGTTCCTGCTGACTACAGCAGTGCTGCTCGCCGGCGTCAGCCTGGCGTCGGCGCAAGGCATGCGTGAAGGTGCCGGCGGCGGAACGAGCGGCGGCGGAGCCGCTGCGGAACAGGGTCGGTCCGGCGGCGGAATGTCGCAAGGCGCAGGTGGCGCTTCCCGCAGCGAAGGAATGACGCAGGGCCGCGCAGGCGGCCGGGCCGAGAGTCCCTCCGCGGCGCCGTCGCGTACCGAGCGCAGCGAAGGAATGCGTGACAGCGGCAAGGCCGACAGGGGCGAGCGTCAGACCATCGGTCAGGGCCGCGGCGACCACGACAACGCGCGCCAGTCCCAGTCTGAAAGCGACAAGCGTGGCAAGGACCAAACCGTCGGTCAGGGCCGCAGCGAACCTGGCCAAGCGCGTCAGTCCAGGTCCGATAGCGACAAGAGCGGACAAAAGGACCAGAGCGTCGGACAGGGCCGCAGCGACCGCGACGTTACGCGTCAGTCGAAAGATGCAGATCAGGGTAAGACCACGACCACAGGCGCCAACACCAAGGACAATGTCCAAGGCAAGAACGCGAAGGGTCAGAGCACGACGTCGACCGGCGCGAACACCAAGGACAATTCCCAAGGCCTGAACGCGCAGGGCCAGAGCACGACAACGACGGGTGCGAACACCAAGGGCAACGCACAAGGCCAGAACGCCCAGGGTCAGAGCACCACAACCGGCGCGAACAACAACGCCCAAGGCCAGAATGCACAGCAGGGTCAGGGTACGACGACTGGCACCAACACCCAGGGACCGGCCAACACCCAGGCGCAAACCCAGGATGCGACCACCCAGAGCATGTCCGGTCGCGTGCAGGTGAGCGCACAGCAGCAGACGACGCTGCAGCAGTCGGTGTTGAGCTCACGCAATGTGGAGCGCGCGCGAGTCAACTTCAATTCCATCAACTTCGGGATCAATGCCGGCGTGGTGGTGCCGCGGAACATCTCCGTGGTCTCCTTCTCGGCATACCCGGCGCTGATCGGCATCTATCCGGGCTATCGCGACTACAGCTTCTTCGTCGTGGATGACGAGATCGTGGTCCTCGACCGAAGGCGCAGGATCGTCGACGCCATTCCCGCCGGCCCGCGGACACACTTTGTCCGGCGCGGCGGCCCGAGCGTTGGCGGTGGCAGCGTCGCCACGCTGGATCTCAGCCCCGACGAGATCCGCGTTGTTCAACGGGTTCTGATTGAACGTCGCCTGATGTCTGGCGAAGCAGACGGCGTCCTCGGGCCCACGACGCGCGAAGCGCTGATTACCTTCCAGAGACAGGAAGGCTTCCAGACCACCGGCTCGATCGATACCCGCACGGTCGCTGCACTGGGCGTGTCCAACCAGATCCGCGCTACGCAGGGCCAATCGACGACCGTCGGTCAGGATGGGACTGGCCAGTCGACGCAGCAGAACACGACCGGGCAAAACACCGGTCAGACCACTGCGCCTGCGCAGCAAAATCAGACCAATGCGCCAGCGCAGCAGAACCAGACCACGGGCCAGGCTCCGCAGAACCCGCCGTCTACAAGCGGCCAGGCTCAGCAGAACCAACCGGCGACGCAGGGCCAGGCAGCGACACAACCGCCGTCGGGCCAGACCACCGGACAGGCCCCGGCCCAAAGCAACAATCAGCCTACCAACCAACCCAGCGCTACGCAGAACACGCAGTCTGGACAAACCGACCAGAATAACGCCCCGGCGCCTTCGGCGTCGGGTCAGCCGGCTCAGAACCAACCCAGCCGGTAA
- a CDS encoding MFS transporter translates to MDNKQRVIPLIVATALFMENMDSTVIATSLPAIAADIGTSPLTLKLAITSYLLSLAVFIPASGWTADRFGARMVFAIAVGVFMVGSIGCALSQSVTHFVFARILQGMGGAMMTPVGRLVLLRSIDKSELVNAMAWVTVPALIGPVIGPPLGGFITTYASWHWIFLINIPIGLVGIFMAMRFIDPIKSETQEPFDLYGMVLAGIGLAGIAFGLSVAGLNLLPWGTIAALVVGGSISMTLYVLHARKTGSPVLDFSLLKLPTLRAAIFGGFMFRLGIGALPFLLPLLMQIGFGLSPFHSGLVTFASSLGAMGMKTLAARIIRTFGFRNLMTVNAIISAFFLAVCALFTVTTPLLIIMVILVVGGFFRSLEFTAINTVAYADVETAQMSRATTLVSVNQQLAVSAGVAVGAACVETTMWLNHVSEINATVFAPAFLVVALTSAASSWFFWQMPADAGHEISGRKAVEVASRKGAAKSAASAAVKAATEDTQDVRDQRLG, encoded by the coding sequence TTGGACAACAAGCAACGCGTCATCCCGCTGATCGTGGCGACCGCCCTGTTCATGGAAAACATGGACTCGACGGTCATCGCCACCTCGCTGCCGGCGATCGCCGCCGACATCGGCACGAGCCCGCTGACGCTGAAGCTCGCGATCACCTCCTATCTGCTGTCGCTGGCCGTCTTCATCCCCGCGAGCGGCTGGACCGCCGACCGGTTCGGCGCGCGGATGGTGTTCGCAATCGCGGTCGGCGTCTTCATGGTCGGCTCGATCGGCTGCGCGCTGTCGCAATCGGTGACGCATTTCGTGTTCGCGCGCATCCTGCAGGGCATGGGCGGCGCGATGATGACGCCGGTCGGCCGCCTCGTGCTGCTGCGCTCGATCGACAAGAGCGAGCTGGTCAACGCCATGGCCTGGGTGACGGTCCCTGCCCTCATAGGTCCCGTGATCGGCCCGCCGCTCGGCGGGTTCATCACGACCTACGCGTCCTGGCACTGGATCTTCCTGATCAACATCCCGATCGGGCTCGTCGGCATCTTCATGGCGATGCGCTTCATCGATCCCATCAAGAGCGAAACGCAGGAGCCGTTCGATCTCTACGGCATGGTGCTCGCAGGCATCGGGCTTGCCGGCATCGCGTTCGGTCTCTCCGTGGCCGGGCTCAACCTGCTGCCCTGGGGCACGATCGCTGCCCTGGTCGTCGGCGGATCGATCTCGATGACGCTGTACGTCCTGCACGCGCGGAAGACGGGATCACCGGTGCTGGACTTTTCGCTGTTAAAACTGCCGACGCTCCGCGCAGCCATATTCGGCGGCTTCATGTTCCGGCTCGGCATCGGCGCACTGCCGTTCCTGCTCCCACTCCTGATGCAGATCGGTTTCGGGCTGTCGCCGTTCCATTCGGGCCTGGTCACCTTCGCCTCCTCGCTCGGCGCCATGGGCATGAAGACACTGGCCGCGCGCATCATCCGCACCTTCGGCTTCCGCAATCTGATGACGGTCAACGCGATCATCAGCGCGTTCTTCCTCGCCGTCTGTGCGCTGTTCACGGTGACGACGCCGCTGCTCATCATCATGGTCATCCTGGTGGTCGGCGGCTTCTTCCGTTCGCTCGAATTCACCGCGATCAACACGGTGGCCTATGCCGACGTCGAGACAGCGCAGATGAGCCGCGCCACCACGCTCGTCAGCGTCAACCAGCAGCTCGCGGTCTCGGCCGGCGTCGCCGTCGGCGCCGCCTGCGTGGAAACGACGATGTGGCTCAACCATGTCAGCGAGATCAATGCCACCGTGTTCGCGCCGGCCTTTCTCGTCGTGGCGCTGACGTCGGCGGCGTCCTCCTGGTTCTTCTGGCAGATGCCTGCCGATGCCGGCCACGAAATCTCCGGCCGCAAGGCGGTCGAGGTCGCAAGCCGCAAGGGCGCCGCGAAGAGCGCGGCGAGCGCCGCCGTCAAGGCGGCGACCGAGGATACCCAGGACGTGCGGGATCAAAGGCTGGGGTAG
- a CDS encoding IS481 family transposase: MNVHKNAPLTPKGREAMVRGVIDGGLSQAAVADRFNTTPKTVAKWVKRFRAEGVDGLRDRSSRPHSSPSQTPVATCAAVETLRRQRHTGKQIAAEVRVSRATVSRILRRLGLSRIRDLEPAEPVRRYEREQPGELIHIDIKKLGRFIRPGHRITHDRQKGESRGAGHEFVHVAIDDASRLAFSQIRRDQKKESAIAFLKGAVTYYRSLGIKVTGIMTDNGSCYRAKAFARACSKLGLKHIFTRPYRPQTNGKAERFIQTVLREWAYARAYDTSDQRANNLPIWLHHYNWHRPHGSLQAKPPISRLGLPKDDLLRFHS; encoded by the coding sequence ATGAACGTCCACAAGAATGCGCCTTTGACGCCCAAAGGTCGAGAGGCGATGGTGCGAGGCGTGATCGATGGCGGGCTGAGCCAGGCCGCCGTGGCAGATCGGTTCAACACGACACCGAAAACGGTGGCCAAATGGGTCAAGCGGTTCCGCGCAGAGGGTGTTGATGGTTTGCGCGACCGCTCGTCGCGACCTCATTCATCGCCAAGCCAAACCCCTGTCGCCACGTGCGCCGCCGTCGAGACGTTGCGCCGGCAGCGCCACACCGGCAAGCAGATCGCAGCCGAGGTCAGGGTGTCACGGGCCACCGTCAGCCGCATCCTTCGCCGCTTGGGATTAAGCCGGATACGCGATCTGGAGCCCGCCGAGCCGGTGCGCCGGTACGAGCGCGAGCAGCCCGGCGAGCTCATCCATATCGACATCAAGAAACTCGGCAGATTCATCAGACCAGGCCACCGCATCACGCACGATCGCCAGAAGGGCGAAAGCCGCGGCGCCGGCCACGAGTTCGTCCACGTGGCCATCGACGATGCATCGCGCCTGGCCTTCTCCCAGATCCGGCGTGATCAGAAAAAGGAGAGCGCCATCGCCTTCCTCAAGGGTGCCGTCACTTACTACCGCAGCCTCGGCATCAAGGTCACCGGCATCATGACCGACAACGGCTCCTGCTACCGCGCCAAGGCCTTCGCCAGAGCATGCAGCAAGCTCGGTCTCAAGCACATCTTCACCAGACCCTACAGACCGCAAACAAACGGCAAGGCCGAACGCTTCATCCAGACCGTGCTGCGTGAGTGGGCTTACGCTCGCGCCTACGACACCTCAGACCAGCGCGCCAACAACCTGCCAATCTGGCTTCATCACTACAACTGGCATCGCCCGCACGGTAGTCTGCAAGCCAAACCACCGATCAGCCGCCTCGGCCTTCCGAAGGACGACCTGTTGAGATTCCACAGTTAG
- the guaB gene encoding IMP dehydrogenase, with amino-acid sequence MATVLQGIREAYTFDDVLLKPGLSDVLPSEVDIRSRVTRAIPLNIPIMASAMDTVTEARMAIAMAQAGGLGVIHRNFDPEGQAAQVRQVKRYESGMVVNPLTISPDASLDDALKLMSDHGISGIPVVTGAGKTTPGKLVGILTNRDVRFAHDRRQKVSELMTHENLVTVRENVSQDEARRMLHKHRIEKLLVVDDQYRCVGLITVKDMEKAVAHPLACKDAQGRLRVAAATTVGESGFERTERLIDAGVDLVVVDTAHGHSKHVLTAVNRIKRLSNSVQVVAGNVATMEGTQALIDAGADCIKVGIGPGSICTTRIVAGVGVPQLTAIMDAVEAAKKADVPVIADGGIKFSGDLAKALAAGADIAMVGSLLAGTDETPGEVFLWQGRSYKAYRGMGSVGAMARGSADRYFQQDIKDTLKLVPEGIEGQVPYKGPVGNVMHQLAGGLRAAMGYVGARTLDDLHKKAQFVRITGAGLRESHVHDVTITRESPNYPGGG; translated from the coding sequence ATGGCCACGGTACTTCAAGGCATCCGCGAAGCCTACACATTCGACGACGTGCTGTTGAAGCCGGGCCTGTCGGACGTGCTGCCGTCCGAGGTCGACATCCGCTCGCGCGTCACCCGCGCCATCCCGCTCAACATCCCGATCATGGCCTCCGCCATGGACACCGTCACCGAGGCGCGCATGGCGATCGCCATGGCGCAGGCCGGCGGCCTCGGCGTCATCCACCGCAATTTCGATCCCGAAGGGCAGGCCGCCCAGGTCCGGCAGGTCAAGCGATACGAGTCGGGCATGGTGGTGAACCCGCTCACCATCAGCCCCGATGCTTCGCTCGACGATGCGCTCAAGCTGATGAGCGATCACGGCATCTCCGGCATTCCCGTTGTCACTGGTGCCGGCAAGACCACGCCGGGCAAGCTCGTCGGTATCCTGACCAACCGCGACGTCCGCTTTGCCCACGACCGCCGGCAAAAAGTCTCCGAGCTGATGACGCATGAAAATCTCGTCACGGTGCGCGAGAATGTCAGCCAGGACGAAGCCAGGCGGATGCTGCACAAGCATCGCATCGAAAAGCTGCTCGTCGTCGACGACCAATATCGCTGCGTCGGCCTCATCACCGTGAAGGACATGGAAAAGGCGGTCGCCCATCCGCTCGCCTGCAAGGACGCGCAAGGGCGCCTGCGCGTCGCTGCCGCAACGACCGTCGGCGAGTCCGGCTTTGAGCGCACCGAGCGGCTGATCGATGCCGGCGTCGATCTCGTCGTCGTCGATACTGCGCACGGCCATTCCAAGCACGTGCTCACGGCCGTCAACCGCATCAAACGTCTCTCCAACTCCGTGCAGGTCGTCGCCGGCAATGTCGCGACCATGGAGGGCACGCAGGCGCTGATCGACGCGGGCGCCGACTGCATCAAGGTCGGCATCGGCCCGGGCTCGATCTGCACCACGCGCATTGTCGCCGGCGTCGGCGTGCCGCAGCTCACCGCGATCATGGATGCGGTCGAGGCCGCGAAAAAGGCCGACGTGCCCGTGATTGCCGACGGCGGCATCAAGTTCTCCGGCGATCTCGCCAAGGCGCTTGCGGCCGGTGCCGACATCGCGATGGTCGGCTCGCTGCTCGCCGGCACCGACGAGACGCCCGGCGAAGTGTTCTTGTGGCAGGGCCGCTCCTACAAGGCCTATCGCGGCATGGGCTCGGTCGGCGCGATGGCGCGCGGCTCGGCCGACCGCTACTTCCAGCAGGACATCAAGGACACGCTCAAACTCGTGCCCGAAGGCATTGAGGGCCAGGTGCCCTACAAGGGCCCGGTCGGCAACGTCATGCACCAGCTCGCCGGCGGCCTGCGTGCCGCGATGGGCTATGTCGGCGCGCGCACCCTCGACGATCTGCACAAGAAGGCACAGTTCGTCCGCATCACCGGCGCGGGCCTGCGCGAAAGCCACGTCCACGACGTGACGATCACGCGCGAATCCCCGAACTATCCGGGCGGGGGTTAG
- a CDS encoding NADP-dependent oxidoreductase has product MSQGKRIVLAARPVGEPKPSDFRTEEFAVPTPGQGEVLLRTIWLSLDPYMRGRMNDTKSYAAPVPVGGVMEAGTVCEVAASDNPGFAKGDIVLARAGWQTHAISDGKGLAKIDPKLAPISTAVGVLGMPGMTAYTGLLDIGKPQPGETVVVAGASGAVGSAVGQIAKIKGARAIGIAGGKDKCDYVKNELGFDDCLDHRETDFAAKLKFACPKGIDVYFENVGGAVFEAVFPLLNPFARVPVCGLIAHYNDTDAKPPKWASSLMFATLTKRLTFRGFIVSDFANRHGDFLRDMSGWVREGKVKYKEFVTEGLDSAPGAFMGLLKGANFGKQLVRVGPDKA; this is encoded by the coding sequence ATGTCCCAAGGCAAACGCATCGTTCTCGCCGCGCGTCCCGTCGGTGAGCCAAAACCATCCGATTTCCGTACCGAGGAATTCGCTGTGCCGACACCGGGGCAGGGCGAAGTTCTCCTGCGCACCATCTGGCTGTCGCTCGATCCCTATATGCGCGGCCGCATGAACGACACGAAGTCCTATGCGGCGCCAGTACCGGTCGGCGGCGTGATGGAAGCGGGCACGGTGTGCGAGGTGGCGGCATCAGACAATCCCGGCTTTGCCAAGGGCGACATCGTGCTCGCACGTGCCGGCTGGCAGACGCATGCGATCTCCGATGGCAAGGGCCTTGCGAAGATCGATCCAAAACTTGCACCGATCTCCACCGCCGTCGGCGTGCTCGGCATGCCCGGCATGACGGCCTATACGGGCCTGCTCGACATCGGCAAGCCGCAGCCGGGCGAGACGGTGGTCGTGGCGGGCGCATCCGGAGCGGTCGGATCGGCCGTCGGCCAGATCGCAAAGATCAAGGGCGCGCGTGCGATCGGCATCGCCGGCGGCAAGGACAAGTGCGACTACGTCAAGAACGAGCTCGGCTTCGACGATTGCCTCGATCACCGCGAAACCGATTTTGCCGCGAAGCTGAAGTTTGCCTGCCCGAAGGGCATCGACGTCTATTTCGAAAACGTCGGCGGCGCGGTGTTCGAAGCCGTCTTCCCGCTGCTCAATCCGTTTGCGCGCGTTCCCGTGTGCGGCCTGATCGCGCATTACAACGACACCGACGCCAAGCCGCCGAAATGGGCGTCGTCGCTGATGTTCGCGACGCTGACCAAGCGGCTGACCTTCCGCGGCTTCATCGTCTCTGATTTCGCCAACCGTCACGGCGACTTCCTGCGCGACATGTCCGGCTGGGTCCGTGAGGGCAAGGTCAAGTACAAGGAGTTCGTGACCGAAGGCCTCGACAGCGCGCCAGGAGCGTTCATGGGCCTGTTGAAGGGCGCCAATTTCGGCAAGCAGCTCGTTCGCGTGGGACCGGACAAGGCCTGA
- a CDS encoding LacI family DNA-binding transcriptional regulator, with protein sequence MSDPTKPTYDDVVRIPAPPGRGPATGRPPRIEEVAERAGVAPITVSRVLRHPEKVNRETRDRILEVIETTGYASNPHARALRSGRSNVVVAFVSNILSQQFGLAVRSLAAALEPEGYEVLVGQTSYSYAKEVAMIQSLRGIRPAAVMFTGVIELQENRAALQELGIPVIETWAFPRDPIDMLVGFSNADAGAMAAERLAQAGHRRLAFIGRSSGRGALRRDGFRAAATRLGLEIVHEIGVGEITGLVDGRAAFTALLDRGNRASAVFCANDLLATGALIEARSRGISVPRDLALLGFGDNDVADQITPGLTTITFNAAAIGRAAGELLLARLAGTPQIEPRHAVELVLLERGSV encoded by the coding sequence ATGAGCGATCCGACGAAGCCGACCTACGACGACGTGGTGCGCATTCCGGCGCCGCCCGGCCGCGGCCCGGCAACCGGGCGACCGCCGCGCATCGAAGAGGTGGCGGAGCGCGCCGGCGTTGCGCCAATCACAGTGTCGCGGGTGCTGCGACACCCCGAGAAGGTCAACCGCGAGACCCGCGACCGCATCCTCGAAGTGATCGAGACGACGGGATATGCGTCCAATCCGCATGCGCGCGCATTGCGGTCGGGACGATCGAACGTGGTCGTCGCCTTCGTCTCCAACATCCTCAGTCAGCAGTTCGGCCTCGCCGTGCGCAGCCTCGCGGCCGCGCTCGAGCCCGAAGGCTATGAAGTGCTGGTCGGCCAGACCTCCTACTCCTACGCCAAGGAGGTCGCGATGATCCAGTCGCTGCGCGGCATCCGCCCCGCAGCTGTCATGTTCACCGGCGTCATCGAGCTCCAGGAGAACCGGGCCGCGTTGCAGGAGCTCGGCATTCCCGTGATCGAGACCTGGGCCTTCCCGCGCGATCCCATCGACATGCTGGTCGGATTTTCCAACGCGGATGCTGGCGCCATGGCGGCGGAGCGCCTGGCGCAGGCGGGACATCGCCGCCTTGCCTTCATCGGACGCAGCAGCGGCCGCGGCGCGCTACGCCGCGATGGCTTTCGCGCGGCGGCGACGAGGCTCGGTCTCGAAATCGTTCACGAGATCGGCGTCGGCGAGATCACGGGTCTGGTCGACGGCCGGGCCGCGTTCACGGCGCTGCTCGATCGCGGCAATCGCGCCAGTGCGGTGTTCTGCGCCAATGATCTCCTGGCCACCGGCGCGCTGATCGAGGCCCGCTCGCGTGGCATATCGGTGCCGCGCGATCTCGCTTTGCTCGGCTTCGGCGACAATGACGTGGCGGATCAGATCACGCCGGGCCTCACCACCATCACCTTCAATGCCGCTGCGATCGGCCGGGCGGCGGGTGAGCTATTGCTGGCGCGTCTGGCCGGCACGCCACAAATCGAGCCGCGACATGCGGTGGAGTTGGTCCTCCTTGAGCGCGGCAGCGTCTGA
- a CDS encoding succinylglutamate desuccinylase/aspartoacylase family protein, translated as MHTGLFHEIDFEKDQKWSGHLGIPFSIDRSPYFQLKIPIFRIKNGAGPKLLLMAGNHGDEYEGEITLARLFRRLDPVAVTGEITILPFANLPAVMAARRRSPLDEGNLNRAFPGDAAGTPTFRLAHFLEHELFPRHEIVFDIHSGGTSMAHLPCALIERQGPPEMFGQALRLMEGLGMPFAFVAENGAAAPTSMAAAARAGAIGLSGEFGGGGTVTPQTMALTARAVDRLLLALDIVKTPVLGPHAPIEGPTELLALQSHAQAVYATRRGWFEPAVMVGARVKAGDIAGWYHDFERPEASEEVLRFPADGIVISQRLHTDSQSGDCLVQVGRALTRDEALAR; from the coding sequence ATGCATACCGGACTCTTCCACGAGATCGATTTCGAGAAAGACCAGAAATGGTCCGGCCATCTCGGCATTCCCTTCTCGATCGATCGCTCCCCCTATTTCCAGCTCAAGATCCCGATCTTCCGGATCAAGAATGGCGCCGGCCCGAAACTCTTGCTGATGGCCGGCAATCATGGCGACGAATATGAGGGCGAGATCACGCTCGCCCGCCTGTTCCGCCGGCTCGATCCGGTTGCCGTGACCGGCGAGATCACCATTTTGCCCTTCGCCAACCTGCCGGCGGTGATGGCGGCGCGCCGCCGCTCGCCGCTCGACGAAGGCAATCTCAACCGCGCTTTCCCGGGCGATGCCGCGGGAACGCCGACATTCCGCCTGGCGCATTTCCTCGAGCACGAGCTGTTCCCGCGCCACGAAATCGTCTTCGACATCCACTCCGGCGGAACGTCGATGGCACATCTGCCCTGCGCGCTGATCGAGCGACAGGGACCGCCCGAGATGTTCGGCCAGGCCCTGCGTCTCATGGAGGGGCTCGGAATGCCCTTCGCCTTCGTTGCCGAGAACGGCGCCGCCGCGCCAACTTCAATGGCGGCCGCTGCGCGCGCCGGCGCGATCGGGCTGTCAGGCGAATTCGGCGGCGGCGGCACCGTTACGCCGCAGACCATGGCGCTCACCGCGCGCGCCGTCGACCGGCTCCTGCTTGCGCTCGATATCGTCAAGACACCGGTGCTCGGGCCGCATGCGCCGATCGAGGGACCGACCGAACTGCTGGCACTGCAAAGTCACGCCCAGGCGGTGTACGCGACGCGGCGCGGCTGGTTCGAGCCGGCTGTCATGGTCGGAGCCCGGGTCAAGGCGGGCGACATTGCGGGCTGGTATCACGATTTCGAGCGTCCCGAAGCGAGCGAGGAGGTCCTGCGCTTCCCCGCCGACGGCATCGTCATCTCGCAGCGCCTGCACACCGACAGTCAGAGCGGCGATTGCCTGGTCCAGGTCGGCCGTGCCCTGACACGCGATGAGGCTTTGGCGCGGTGA